Proteins from a single region of Nocardiopsis dassonvillei subsp. dassonvillei DSM 43111:
- a CDS encoding carbohydrate kinase family protein, with protein sequence MRIAVAGSIATDHLMSFEGRFAEQIIPDQIQQLSLSFLIDELDVRRGGVAANICFGMGGFGLNPVLVGAAGADFEDYRAWLDRHGVDTSAVYISELRHTARFICTTDRDQNQIASFYAGAMAEARNIELQPIADRLGGLDLVLIGADDPAAMVRHSEECRTRGIAFAADPSQQLARMEGPEVRGLIEGAAFLFTNEYEKALAEQKTGWSDADVLERVGTRVTTLGAKGARIDRAGEPSVHVPAAAVRDLVDPTGMGDAFRAGFLAAHSWGLSLERAAQVGNATAVHCLEADGPQEYTLTGASLLARLEESYGAGVSAEVAPFV encoded by the coding sequence GTGCGTATCGCGGTTGCCGGATCCATCGCCACCGACCATCTGATGTCCTTCGAGGGTCGCTTCGCGGAACAGATCATCCCCGACCAGATCCAGCAGTTGTCGCTGTCCTTCCTGATCGACGAGCTGGACGTGCGGCGCGGCGGTGTCGCGGCCAACATCTGCTTCGGCATGGGCGGGTTCGGCCTCAACCCGGTGCTGGTGGGTGCGGCCGGGGCCGACTTCGAGGACTACCGCGCCTGGCTGGACCGCCACGGTGTGGACACCTCCGCGGTCTACATCTCCGAGCTGCGCCACACCGCCCGGTTCATCTGCACCACGGACCGGGACCAGAACCAGATCGCGTCCTTCTACGCCGGGGCCATGGCCGAGGCCCGCAACATCGAGCTCCAGCCGATCGCGGACCGCCTGGGCGGACTGGACCTGGTGCTGATCGGGGCGGACGACCCGGCCGCGATGGTGCGTCACAGCGAGGAGTGCCGCACCCGCGGTATCGCCTTCGCCGCCGACCCCTCCCAGCAGCTGGCGCGCATGGAGGGGCCCGAGGTGCGGGGCCTGATCGAGGGCGCGGCCTTCCTGTTCACCAACGAGTACGAGAAGGCGCTGGCCGAGCAGAAGACGGGCTGGTCCGACGCCGACGTCCTGGAGCGGGTGGGCACCCGTGTCACCACCCTGGGCGCCAAGGGGGCGCGTATCGACCGGGCGGGCGAGCCGAGCGTGCACGTTCCGGCCGCGGCGGTGCGGGATCTGGTGGACCCCACGGGTATGGGGGACGCGTTCCGCGCGGGTTTCCTGGCCGCGCACTCGTGGGGGCTGTCGCTGGAGCGGGCCGCGCAGGTGGGCAACGCGACCGCGGTGCACTGCCTGGAGGCTGACGGGCCGCAGGAGTACACCCTGACCGGGGCCTCGCTCCTGGCGCGTCTGGAGGAGTCCTACGGCGCCGGGGTCTCGGCCGAGGTCGCGCCGTTCGTGTAG
- a CDS encoding helix-turn-helix domain-containing protein, whose amino-acid sequence MYSRDVVDETFRLKALGLTDKAIAAQCGVSVQAIRHWRYGSRRASHTEEDRTAYCPVCGTGAPEPKAYAYLLGLYLGDGYIGGIRNGVDYLSIVCCDAWPGLMRECAAAIPKVFPVGVFHVQRQGCTEVKATSKHWRCIFPQHGKGLKHSRKIALKSWQSEIVDEHPQEFIRGLFHSDGCRVSNRVRKRVKDQWKYYEYPRYFFCNTSQDIVGLLTHALDSLEIAWRSRVAPKPPHKDAIIVSVAQREAVARMDAFVGPKY is encoded by the coding sequence ATGTACTCACGTGACGTAGTAGACGAAACTTTCCGCCTCAAGGCCCTGGGTCTGACCGACAAAGCCATCGCGGCACAGTGCGGCGTCTCCGTGCAGGCGATCAGGCACTGGCGCTACGGCAGCCGAAGGGCTTCTCATACAGAGGAAGACCGCACCGCTTACTGCCCGGTTTGCGGTACCGGTGCGCCAGAACCGAAGGCCTACGCCTATCTCCTCGGGCTGTACCTGGGTGACGGCTACATCGGCGGCATACGGAACGGTGTCGACTACCTGTCGATCGTCTGTTGCGATGCATGGCCCGGTCTCATGAGGGAGTGTGCCGCAGCCATACCCAAGGTCTTCCCTGTCGGTGTCTTCCACGTCCAGCGCCAGGGATGCACCGAGGTCAAGGCCACATCGAAGCACTGGCGGTGCATCTTCCCCCAACATGGCAAGGGGTTGAAGCACTCTCGGAAGATAGCCCTGAAATCCTGGCAGTCGGAGATCGTTGACGAGCACCCTCAAGAGTTCATACGAGGGCTGTTCCACTCGGACGGCTGCCGTGTCTCCAACCGGGTGCGCAAGCGGGTCAAGGACCAGTGGAAGTACTACGAGTATCCGCGCTACTTCTTCTGCAACACCTCGCAGGACATCGTCGGCCTCCTGACCCACGCTCTCGACTCCCTGGAGATCGCTTGGAGGAGCCGCGTGGCACCGAAGCCTCCGCACAAGGACGCCATCATCGTCTCCGTCGCACAGAGGGAGGCCGTGGCGCGTATGGACGCCTTCGTGGGACCCAAGTACTGA
- a CDS encoding sulfurtransferase TusA family protein: MPEYPPRPPLVTVEAVGRKCPIPIIMLAARLHEVPIGAVIAVTADDPAASADIPAWCRMKMHEFVAEQPLAQGSAFHIRRMY; this comes from the coding sequence GTGCCCGAGTACCCGCCCCGGCCTCCCCTGGTCACCGTGGAGGCGGTGGGCCGCAAGTGCCCCATCCCGATCATCATGCTCGCCGCCAGGCTGCACGAGGTGCCCATAGGCGCGGTCATCGCGGTCACCGCGGACGACCCCGCCGCCAGCGCGGACATCCCCGCCTGGTGCCGGATGAAGATGCACGAGTTCGTCGCGGAGCAGCCCCTGGCGCAGGGCAGCGCCTTCCACATCCGGCGCATGTACTGA
- a CDS encoding ANTAR domain-containing response regulator, which translates to MVIAEDEALIRLDLKEMLEEDGYAVVGEAGDGETVIRLAQELKPDLVITDIKMPVLDGLSAAERIAAERIAPVVILTAFSQRELVERAREAGAMAYLVKPFNKADLVPAIEMATSRYAELSALESEVSSLQERLETRKLVEQAKGLLQSRHGMSEPEAFRWIQKNSMDRRLTMRRVAETVVETLGGKQ; encoded by the coding sequence GTGGTGATCGCGGAAGACGAGGCCCTGATCCGCCTGGACCTCAAGGAGATGCTTGAGGAGGACGGCTACGCCGTCGTGGGGGAGGCCGGTGACGGTGAGACCGTGATCCGCCTTGCCCAGGAGCTCAAGCCCGATCTGGTGATCACCGACATCAAGATGCCCGTGCTCGACGGCCTCTCGGCCGCCGAGCGCATCGCCGCCGAGCGCATCGCCCCGGTGGTGATCCTGACCGCCTTCTCCCAGAGGGAGCTGGTCGAGCGGGCGCGCGAGGCCGGGGCCATGGCCTACCTGGTCAAGCCGTTCAACAAGGCCGACCTCGTGCCCGCCATCGAGATGGCCACCTCGCGCTACGCGGAGCTGTCCGCGCTGGAGTCGGAGGTCTCCAGCCTCCAGGAGCGGTTGGAGACCCGCAAGCTGGTCGAACAGGCCAAGGGCCTGCTCCAGAGCCGCCACGGGATGAGCGAGCCCGAGGCGTTCCGCTGGATCCAGAAGAACTCGATGGACCGGCGGCTGACCATGCGCAGGGTCGCCGAGACGGTGGTGGAGACGCTCGGCGGCAAGCAGTGA
- a CDS encoding cytochrome c oxidase subunit 4 produces the protein MKTQAYLFMGVSTFFGLAAALYVYWSWQDTGTIEWTGTTALVVSIGFGWMIGFWLWQAARRSEHFHGLPAEERLDGEISENSGEYGFFSPHSAWPLWVALAVAFTAVGVAIGWWMVFIGAFAIILTAIGWIFEYYRNEFQH, from the coding sequence ATGAAGACGCAGGCCTATCTGTTCATGGGCGTCTCGACCTTCTTCGGTCTGGCCGCCGCCCTGTACGTGTACTGGTCCTGGCAGGACACCGGCACGATCGAGTGGACGGGCACCACCGCCCTGGTGGTCTCCATCGGCTTCGGTTGGATGATCGGCTTCTGGCTCTGGCAGGCGGCCCGTCGCAGCGAGCACTTCCACGGGCTTCCCGCGGAGGAGCGGCTGGACGGGGAGATCTCCGAGAACTCCGGCGAGTACGGCTTCTTCAGCCCGCACAGCGCGTGGCCGCTGTGGGTGGCGCTGGCCGTGGCGTTCACCGCGGTGGGCGTGGCGATCGGCTGGTGGATGGTGTTCATCGGCGCCTTCGCCATCATCCTCACCGCCATCGGTTGGATCTTCGAGTACTACCGCAACGAGTTCCAGCACTAG
- the ctaD gene encoding aa3-type cytochrome oxidase subunit I translates to MSTTTSSPTLAGGQAPSRKGSMIVKWMTSTDHKVIGYMYLITSFVFFLFGGLLAVLMRIELFFPGMQAMSNEQFNQLFTMHGTIMLLMFATPLFVGFSNVIMPLQIGSPDVAFPRMNLFSYYLFLFGSLIAISGFLTPGGAASFGWFAYTPLSDAVRSPGLGGDLWILGLVVSGLGTILGAVNFITTGLCMRAPGMTMFRMPIFTWNTLLTSVLVLIAFPVLTAALIALGADRIVGTQVFNAEHGGAILWQHLFWFFGHPEVYIIALPFFGIVTEIIPVFSRKPIFGYKSLVAATIAITGLSVTVWAHHMFPTGAVLLPFFSFMSFLIAVPTGVKFFNWIGTMWRGQITFETPMLFVIGFLVTFLFGGLTGVLLASPPIDFHVTDSYFVVAHFHYVVFGTVVFAMFAGFYFWWPKFTGKMLNEKLGKFHFWLLFLGFHGTFLVQHWLGAAGFPRRYADYLPSDGFTELNQISSVSSFVLAASTLIFFWNMYITSKKAPLVTVDDPWGYGCSLEWATSCPPPRHNFTSLPRIRSERPAFDLNHPHAAAPGAVPVGATKE, encoded by the coding sequence ATGAGCACCACCACGTCAAGCCCCACTCTCGCGGGCGGTCAGGCACCGTCGCGCAAGGGGTCGATGATCGTCAAATGGATGACGTCCACCGACCACAAGGTCATTGGGTACATGTACCTGATCACCTCCTTCGTGTTCTTCCTCTTCGGTGGTCTGCTCGCGGTGCTCATGCGCATCGAGCTGTTCTTCCCGGGCATGCAGGCCATGTCCAACGAGCAGTTCAACCAGCTGTTCACCATGCACGGCACGATCATGCTGCTGATGTTCGCGACCCCGCTGTTCGTCGGGTTCTCGAACGTGATCATGCCGTTGCAGATCGGTTCGCCCGACGTGGCGTTCCCGAGGATGAACCTGTTCAGCTACTACCTGTTCCTGTTCGGCAGCCTCATCGCCATCAGCGGGTTCCTGACCCCGGGCGGCGCGGCCAGCTTCGGCTGGTTCGCCTACACGCCGCTGTCGGACGCGGTGCGTTCGCCGGGTCTGGGCGGTGACCTGTGGATCCTGGGCCTGGTGGTCTCGGGTCTGGGCACCATCCTGGGCGCGGTCAACTTCATCACGACCGGCCTGTGCATGCGCGCGCCCGGCATGACGATGTTCCGCATGCCGATCTTCACCTGGAACACCCTGCTCACCAGCGTGCTGGTGCTCATCGCGTTCCCGGTCCTGACCGCGGCCCTGATCGCGCTGGGCGCGGACCGCATCGTCGGCACCCAGGTGTTCAACGCCGAGCACGGCGGGGCCATCCTGTGGCAGCACCTGTTCTGGTTCTTCGGCCACCCCGAGGTGTACATCATCGCGCTGCCGTTCTTCGGCATCGTGACCGAGATCATCCCGGTGTTCAGCCGCAAGCCGATCTTCGGCTACAAGAGCCTGGTCGCGGCGACCATCGCCATCACCGGCCTGTCGGTCACCGTGTGGGCCCACCACATGTTCCCGACCGGCGCGGTCCTGCTGCCGTTCTTCTCGTTCATGAGCTTCCTCATCGCGGTCCCGACCGGCGTGAAGTTCTTCAACTGGATCGGCACCATGTGGCGGGGCCAGATCACCTTCGAGACGCCGATGCTGTTCGTCATCGGCTTCCTGGTGACCTTCCTGTTCGGTGGTCTGACCGGTGTGCTGCTGGCCTCCCCGCCGATCGACTTCCACGTCACCGACTCCTACTTCGTGGTGGCCCACTTCCACTACGTGGTGTTCGGCACCGTGGTGTTCGCGATGTTCGCGGGCTTCTACTTCTGGTGGCCCAAGTTCACCGGCAAGATGCTCAACGAGAAGCTGGGCAAGTTCCACTTCTGGCTGCTGTTCCTGGGCTTCCACGGCACGTTCCTGGTGCAGCACTGGCTGGGCGCCGCCGGCTTCCCGCGCCGCTACGCCGACTACCTGCCCAGTGACGGCTTCACCGAGCTCAACCAGATCTCCTCGGTCTCCTCGTTCGTGCTGGCGGCCTCGACGCTGATCTTCTTCTGGAACATGTACATCACCTCCAAGAAGGCGCCGCTGGTCACCGTGGACGACCCGTGGGGTTACGGCTGCTCGCTGGAGTGGGCCACGTCCTGCCCGCCGCCGCGGCACAACTTCACGTCGCTGCCGCGGATCCGCTCCGAGCGTCCCGCGTTCGACCTGAACCACCCGCACGCCGCCGCCCCGGGCGCCGTCCCGGTGGGCGCCACGAAGGAGTAG
- a CDS encoding branched-chain amino acid ABC transporter permease, whose amino-acid sequence MRTRLVTVLLALITAILVIPGPAATADEQGGEALHGQILHPENRDQGVEGIMITVYDGEDEVGAAETDSEGMWEVGLPGPGTYRVVVDQESVPGEFAVIEALFVDGETEVEVEADDRRPLIVALEAAGAAEEESASPSQEETEDSSGGEAADEESLAPTTGAGGSFGDRVLQLTAAGLLFGLVIAVSAIGLSLIFGTTKLINFAHGDLVTFGAMIALLFSTGAAGMGNALLALFLGLGAAVLIGAFLEARLSRTALVVAQWSSILVGIALATVLGVMGDAVGWSVPLWLAAVVAVLMGAVLGGSMERYIWRPLRHRNVAMIQMFIVSIGLALVVRHVILVLFGAGRERYAGFQLQEMVRLGPVSMPPRDLVVMAVAVVVLVGVACLLQFTRIGKAMRAVSDNRDLAESSGIDVDRVTLYVWGLGGGLAALGGVLYGLNQVVEYEMGFRLLLMMFAAVILGGLGTAYGAMVGGLAVGLVAMLSTLWFPSQLMQAWALALMILMLLVRPQGLLGRRERVG is encoded by the coding sequence GTGCGCACACGTCTTGTGACCGTGTTGCTCGCCCTGATCACCGCCATCCTGGTGATCCCGGGGCCAGCGGCGACGGCAGACGAACAGGGCGGTGAAGCGCTGCACGGTCAGATCCTCCATCCGGAGAACCGGGACCAGGGTGTCGAAGGCATCATGATCACGGTCTACGACGGCGAGGACGAGGTCGGGGCGGCGGAGACCGACTCTGAAGGAATGTGGGAAGTGGGCCTGCCCGGACCGGGCACCTACCGCGTGGTGGTGGACCAGGAGTCCGTCCCCGGGGAGTTCGCGGTGATCGAGGCCCTCTTCGTCGACGGTGAGACCGAGGTGGAGGTCGAGGCGGACGACCGGCGGCCGTTGATCGTCGCCCTGGAGGCGGCGGGCGCGGCCGAGGAGGAGTCGGCCTCGCCCTCGCAGGAGGAGACGGAGGACTCCTCCGGCGGGGAGGCGGCCGACGAGGAGTCGTTGGCGCCCACCACCGGCGCCGGTGGCTCCTTCGGGGACCGGGTGCTCCAGCTCACCGCGGCGGGTCTGCTGTTCGGCCTGGTCATCGCGGTCTCGGCGATCGGGCTCTCGTTGATCTTCGGTACGACGAAGCTGATCAACTTCGCCCACGGTGACCTGGTGACCTTCGGTGCGATGATCGCGCTGCTCTTCAGCACGGGTGCCGCGGGTATGGGCAACGCGCTGCTGGCGCTCTTCCTGGGGTTGGGCGCGGCGGTCCTGATCGGCGCCTTCCTGGAGGCCAGGCTGTCGCGGACGGCGCTGGTCGTCGCGCAGTGGTCGTCGATCCTCGTGGGTATCGCGCTGGCGACGGTCCTGGGCGTGATGGGGGACGCGGTCGGTTGGAGCGTGCCGCTGTGGTTGGCCGCGGTGGTCGCGGTGCTGATGGGCGCGGTGCTGGGCGGGTCGATGGAGCGCTACATCTGGCGTCCGCTGCGGCACCGCAACGTGGCGATGATCCAGATGTTCATCGTCTCGATCGGTCTGGCGCTGGTGGTGCGGCACGTGATCCTGGTGCTCTTCGGGGCGGGCCGGGAGCGTTACGCGGGTTTCCAGCTCCAGGAGATGGTGCGTCTGGGACCGGTGTCGATGCCGCCGCGCGACCTGGTGGTCATGGCGGTGGCGGTCGTGGTGCTGGTGGGGGTGGCCTGCCTGTTGCAGTTCACCCGGATCGGCAAGGCGATGCGCGCGGTGTCGGACAACCGGGACCTGGCGGAGTCGTCGGGTATCGACGTGGACCGGGTCACGCTGTACGTGTGGGGGCTCGGTGGCGGTCTGGCCGCTCTGGGCGGTGTGCTCTACGGGCTCAACCAGGTGGTGGAGTACGAGATGGGCTTCCGTCTGCTGCTGATGATGTTCGCCGCGGTGATCCTCGGCGGTCTCGGCACGGCCTACGGTGCGATGGTCGGCGGCCTGGCGGTCGGCCTGGTGGCGATGTTGTCCACCCTGTGGTTCCCGTCCCAGCTCATGCAGGCATGGGCTCTGGCGCTGATGATCCTCATGCTGCTGGTCAGGCCCCAGGGTCTGCTCGGTCGGCGTGAGCGGGTCGGCTAG
- the rpsD gene encoding 30S ribosomal protein S4, with amino-acid sequence MRYTGPKVRLSRRAGTPLTRKAVSYFEKRPYPPGEHGRRVRRNSSDYAVRQAEKQKVRWYYDLTEKQMLRVYESAKKRTGRTGEEMLAELELRLATVVLRAGLAASIYAARQFVNHGHITVDGKKVDIPSYQVKPGQIISVREKSRNMVPFVEAAEGVHADDKIAGFLAVSHKDLRVAVVDRPKREQIPVPFDEQLVVEFYAR; translated from the coding sequence ATGCGCTACACCGGACCGAAGGTGCGGTTGTCCCGGCGCGCCGGCACCCCGCTGACCCGTAAGGCGGTCAGCTACTTCGAGAAGCGTCCCTACCCGCCCGGTGAGCACGGCCGCCGCGTCCGCCGCAACAGCAGCGACTACGCGGTCCGCCAGGCGGAGAAGCAGAAGGTGCGCTGGTACTACGACCTGACCGAGAAGCAGATGCTGCGCGTCTACGAGAGCGCGAAGAAGCGCACGGGGCGCACCGGTGAGGAGATGCTCGCCGAGCTGGAGCTGCGTCTGGCCACGGTCGTGCTGCGCGCCGGTCTGGCCGCCTCGATCTACGCCGCGCGTCAGTTCGTCAACCACGGTCACATCACCGTGGACGGCAAGAAGGTCGACATCCCGTCGTACCAGGTCAAGCCGGGTCAGATCATCAGTGTTCGGGAGAAGTCCCGCAACATGGTGCCGTTCGTCGAGGCCGCCGAGGGCGTCCACGCCGACGACAAGATCGCCGGATTCCTCGCCGTGAGCCACAAGGACCTGCGCGTCGCGGTCGTCGACCGCCCCAAGCGCGAGCAGATCCCGGTGCCCTTCGACGAGCAGCTGGTCGTGGAGTTCTACGCCCGCTAG
- a CDS encoding HesB/IscA family protein: MTVQSETTEGIILTDEASSKVRALLEQEGRDDLRLRVAVQPGGCSGLRYQLYFDERELDGDVVSDFGGVEVVTDRMSSPYLIGATIDFVDTIEKQGFTIDNPNATGSCACGDSFN, encoded by the coding sequence ATGACGGTTCAGAGCGAGACCACCGAGGGCATCATCCTCACCGACGAGGCGTCCAGCAAGGTCAGGGCGCTCCTTGAGCAGGAGGGGCGGGACGACCTGCGTCTTCGCGTGGCCGTTCAGCCCGGTGGTTGCTCGGGGCTGCGTTACCAGCTCTACTTCGACGAGCGCGAGCTCGACGGCGACGTGGTCAGCGACTTCGGCGGTGTGGAGGTGGTCACCGACCGGATGAGCTCCCCCTACCTGATCGGTGCCACGATCGACTTCGTCGACACCATCGAGAAGCAGGGTTTCACCATCGACAACCCCAACGCCACCGGTTCCTGCGCCTGCGGTGACTCCTTCAACTAG
- the ctaC gene encoding aa3-type cytochrome oxidase subunit II, with translation MEVPRATPLGRQSVSPTRQENRRRNLRRWAPRGAALAVLGLAATGCASNDLTRLGMPEPITNQAERVLSLWQGSWVAAFAVGILVWGLIVWSVIFHRKRSEQLPPQVRYNMPIEALYTVLPIVIISVLFFFTARDQAILLDTDEPADVNIEVVAFQWAWQFNYLDDKKENGGEVLFSETGIPNPDGTADPSTQTTLVLPEGATVHFDLHSPDVIHSFWIPEFGFKMDVIPGRDNAFQADINEGTAGEYVGRCAELCGVDHARMLFNVQVLPQDEYDAWAAEQQQAAEEAELEAADTGDTPDSGEGSGAEGAGAEGAGTDEEGTGSGGSEAEGSGTDEQDTGSGASDAEENEQS, from the coding sequence GTGGAGGTTCCACGGGCTACACCGCTGGGAAGGCAATCCGTGAGTCCGACCCGCCAAGAGAATCGGCGCCGCAACCTGCGCCGATGGGCACCACGCGGCGCCGCGCTCGCCGTGCTGGGGCTGGCCGCGACCGGCTGCGCGTCGAACGATCTCACTCGTTTGGGCATGCCGGAGCCGATCACCAACCAGGCCGAGCGTGTTCTCTCGCTCTGGCAGGGCTCCTGGGTGGCGGCTTTCGCGGTCGGCATTCTCGTGTGGGGGCTGATCGTCTGGTCGGTCATCTTCCACCGCAAGCGCTCTGAGCAGTTGCCGCCGCAGGTGCGGTACAACATGCCCATCGAAGCGCTCTACACCGTGCTGCCGATCGTCATCATCTCGGTGCTGTTCTTCTTCACCGCCCGGGACCAGGCGATCCTGCTCGACACCGACGAGCCGGCGGACGTCAACATCGAGGTCGTGGCCTTCCAATGGGCCTGGCAGTTCAACTACCTCGACGACAAGAAGGAGAACGGCGGGGAGGTGCTCTTCTCCGAGACGGGTATCCCCAACCCGGACGGCACCGCCGACCCCTCCACCCAGACGACCCTGGTGCTGCCCGAGGGCGCGACCGTCCACTTCGACCTGCACTCGCCGGACGTCATCCACTCGTTCTGGATCCCCGAGTTCGGTTTCAAGATGGACGTCATCCCCGGTCGGGACAACGCCTTCCAGGCCGACATCAACGAGGGCACCGCGGGCGAGTACGTCGGCCGCTGCGCCGAGCTGTGCGGTGTGGACCACGCCCGCATGCTCTTCAACGTCCAGGTCCTGCCCCAGGACGAGTACGACGCCTGGGCCGCCGAGCAGCAGCAGGCCGCCGAGGAGGCCGAGCTGGAGGCCGCCGACACCGGCGACACGCCGGACTCCGGTGAGGGCTCCGGTGCCGAGGGTGCGGGCGCCGAGGGCGCCGGCACCGACGAGGAGGGCACCGGCAGCGGCGGTTCCGAGGCCGAGGGCTCCGGTACCGACGAGCAGGACACCGGTTCCGGCGCGTCCGACGCCGAGGAGAATGAGCAGTCATGA
- a CDS encoding branched-chain amino acid ABC transporter permease, with product MDILSILAESTRSALGPIAAIYALAAIGLNLHFGYTGLLNFGQVGFMLVGAYGVGISVAVFDLPLVVGFGVGLLCAFVMALLLGIPTLRLRADYLSITTIAAAEVIRLVYRAGFAEPLTGGVYGLQNLASDFRAINPFDGGERYGFGALSYNGNHLWVLVVTWGLVLLMAGLTWVLMHSPWGRVIKGIREDEDAVRSLGKNVFAYKMQALVLGGLVGALAGCMLAVYQASIQPDQFKPQVTFFLWVILLLGGAGRVFGPVLGAMVFWFLMNFTDGVLQGFGSMGWLPFLDGPDYGAIQLAFVGLLLVLLIVFRPQGLIGDRKEMLINVK from the coding sequence ATGGATATCCTTTCGATCCTCGCCGAGTCCACCCGGTCGGCGCTCGGCCCGATCGCGGCGATCTACGCGCTCGCGGCGATCGGCCTCAACCTCCACTTCGGTTACACCGGGCTGTTGAACTTCGGCCAGGTGGGTTTCATGCTGGTGGGCGCCTACGGCGTGGGCATCAGTGTGGCGGTGTTCGACCTGCCGTTGGTGGTGGGTTTCGGTGTCGGTCTGTTGTGCGCGTTCGTGATGGCCCTGTTGTTGGGCATTCCGACGCTGCGGTTGCGTGCGGACTACCTGTCGATCACGACGATCGCGGCGGCGGAGGTGATCCGTCTGGTGTACCGGGCGGGTTTCGCCGAGCCGCTGACCGGTGGTGTGTACGGGTTGCAGAACCTGGCGTCGGACTTCCGTGCGATCAACCCGTTCGACGGGGGTGAGCGTTACGGTTTCGGGGCGTTGTCCTACAACGGCAACCACCTGTGGGTTTTGGTGGTGACGTGGGGCCTGGTGCTGTTGATGGCCGGGTTGACGTGGGTGCTGATGCACAGTCCGTGGGGGCGTGTCATCAAGGGCATCCGGGAGGACGAGGACGCGGTCCGCAGTCTGGGCAAGAACGTGTTCGCGTACAAGATGCAGGCGCTGGTGCTGGGCGGTCTGGTGGGTGCCCTGGCGGGGTGCATGCTGGCCGTGTACCAGGCGTCGATCCAGCCGGACCAGTTCAAGCCGCAGGTGACGTTCTTCCTGTGGGTGATCCTGCTGTTGGGCGGTGCCGGTCGGGTGTTCGGTCCGGTGCTGGGCGCGATGGTGTTCTGGTTCCTGATGAACTTCACCGACGGTGTGCTCCAGGGTTTCGGCTCGATGGGGTGGCTGCCGTTCCTGGACGGTCCGGACTACGGTGCGATCCAGCTGGCCTTCGTGGGTCTGTTGCTGGTGTTGCTGATCGTCTTCCGGCCGCAGGGTCTCATCGGCGACCGCAAGGAGATGCTGATCAATGTCAAGTGA
- a CDS encoding ABC transporter ATP-binding protein: MTESAQPSPEKVAKVSDEVPVEAVEAAVAQEHREEVLEQAGEAAPVGGPEDYLLLARELVAGYVPGVNILNGCTLTLSEGEVVAIIGPNGAGKSTLIKTVFGLIPVREGALTLRGSDIAGLPAHSLVERGVGYVPQTQNVFPSLTIEENLQMGAFLRPRTFTKRFAAVAELFPLLADRRKAKAGSLSGGERQMVAMGRALMMEPSVLLLDEPTAGLSPIYQEEVFQRVKEVNRTGVSVIMVEQNARRCLQICDRGYVLDQGRNAYTGTGADLLNDPNVIELYLGTLAKG, translated from the coding sequence ATGACTGAGAGCGCGCAGCCGAGTCCGGAGAAGGTGGCGAAGGTCTCGGACGAGGTCCCGGTGGAGGCCGTGGAGGCCGCCGTGGCGCAGGAGCACCGTGAGGAGGTGCTGGAGCAGGCCGGTGAGGCGGCGCCGGTGGGTGGTCCGGAGGACTACCTGTTGTTGGCCAGGGAGCTGGTGGCGGGGTACGTGCCGGGGGTGAACATCCTCAACGGGTGCACCCTGACGCTGTCCGAGGGCGAGGTCGTGGCGATCATCGGCCCGAACGGGGCGGGTAAGTCCACGCTGATCAAGACGGTGTTCGGGTTGATCCCGGTGCGTGAGGGCGCTCTGACGCTGCGGGGGTCCGACATCGCGGGTCTGCCGGCGCACAGTCTGGTGGAGCGGGGGGTGGGTTACGTTCCGCAGACGCAGAACGTGTTCCCGTCGCTGACCATCGAGGAGAACCTCCAGATGGGGGCGTTCCTGCGGCCGCGGACGTTCACGAAGCGGTTCGCGGCGGTGGCGGAGCTGTTCCCGCTGCTGGCGGATCGGCGCAAGGCCAAGGCGGGGTCCTTGTCGGGTGGTGAGCGCCAGATGGTGGCCATGGGGCGTGCGCTGATGATGGAGCCGTCGGTGCTGTTGTTGGACGAGCCGACCGCGGGTCTGTCGCCGATCTACCAGGAGGAGGTCTTCCAGCGGGTCAAGGAGGTCAACCGGACGGGTGTGTCGGTGATCATGGTGGAGCAGAACGCGCGTCGCTGCCTGCAGATCTGTGACCGCGGCTACGTGTTGGACCAGGGGCGCAACGCCTACACCGGTACGGGTGCGGACCTGTTGAACGATCCCAACGTGATCGAGCTGTACCTGGGGACGCTGGCCAAGGGCTGA